The following proteins are encoded in a genomic region of Nicotiana sylvestris chromosome 4, ASM39365v2, whole genome shotgun sequence:
- the LOC104227879 gene encoding uncharacterized protein, with protein sequence MEWTSKVGEAVNKAVNSNKVLNVVLLGAFGFLCLRSVQQQRNIQVLETEKDSLLNSNKAMKKTMWDWKQQLFAEADIPNPILPLSKLKSIYGEAPTSSGGDAQKGDGKSPASAFVV encoded by the exons ATGGAGTGGACAAGCAAAGTCGGGGAGGCAGTGAACAAGGCGGTAAACAGCAACAAAGTGTTAAACGTAGTGCTATTGGGTGCATTTGGGTTTCTCTGCCTGAGATCCGTGCAGCAACAGAGGAACATCCAAGTTCTGGAGACAGAAAAGGACTCTTTACTCAATTCTAATAAAGCTATGAAGAAGACCATGTGGGATTGGAAGCAGCAGCTTTTCGCCGAAGCTGATATACCCAACCCAATTCTTCCCCTCTCCAAGCTTAAATCCATCTATGGAGAAGCCCCAACTTCTTCTG GTGGAGATGCTCAAAAAGGAGATGGAAAATCACCTGCATCGGCATTTGTTGTCTAG